Proteins from a single region of Bos indicus x Bos taurus breed Angus x Brahman F1 hybrid chromosome 29, Bos_hybrid_MaternalHap_v2.0, whole genome shotgun sequence:
- the TMEM45B gene encoding transmembrane protein 45B produces the protein MANFKGHALPGSFFLIVGLWWSLKYPLKYFYQKEKSNQLTHHYQRLEIIEAAIRTLFAVIGILVEQFVPDGPHLHLYHEDHWVKLMNWQHSTMYLFFAVSGIMDMLTYLITHVPLGLDRLVMALAAFNEGFLFYYHVRDRPPLDQHIHSLLLYTVFGGALSLAVEVVLRDNIVLELFRTSLLLLQGTWFWQIGFVLFPPFGGPEWDQNSHDNIMFVTMCFCWHYLAALCILAASYSLVYCFLTRVKRPEDREVIGIQKLRSDHTYRKALLSGSDEE, from the exons ATGGCGAACTTCAAGGGCCACGCGCTCCCCGGGAGCTTCTTCTTGATAGTTGGACTGTGGTGGTCGCTGAAATACCCACTGAAGTACTTTTATCAAAAGGAGAAGAGCAACCAACTGACCCATCATTACCAGCGTCTCGAGATCATCGAAGCCGCAATCAGAACTTTATTTGCAGTCATCG GGATCCTGGTAGAGCAGTTTGTTCCTGACGGGCCCCACCTCCACCTGTACCACGAGGACCACTGGGTAAAACTCATGAACTGGCAGCACAGCACCATGTACCTGTTCTTCGCAGTCTCAGGCATCATGGACATGCTGACCTATCTCATCACCCATGTCCCCCTGGGGCTGGACAGACTGGTTATGGCTCTGGCTGCCTTCAATGAAG GCTTCCTCTTCTATTACCACGTGCGAGACCGGCCGCCGCTGGACCAGCACATCCACTCCCTGCTGCTGTACACTGTATTTGGAGGCGCCCTCAGCCTCGCCGTGGAAGTAGTCCTTCGGGACAACATCGTGCTGGAACTCTTCCGcaccagcctcctcctcctgcagGGCACCTGGTTCTGGCAG ATTGGGTTTGTGCTGTTCCCGCCTTTTGGAGGCCCTGAATGGGACCAGAACAGTCACGACAACATCATGTTCGTCACCATGTGCTTCTGCTGGCACTACCTGGCCGCACTCTGCATCTTGGCTGCCAGCTACTCGCTGGTTTACTG CTTCTTGACGCGGGTGAAGAGGCCGGAAGACAGGGAAGTCATTGGGATTCAGAAGCTGAGGTCGGATCACACATACCGGAAGGCCCTCCTGAGTGGCTCAGATGAGGAGTAG